The Pseudarthrobacter defluvii DNA window CGAGAGCTCGGCCGAGGACCGCCAGCGCGTGGTGGTGGAGGTGGGCGGCAAGCGGCTCGAGGTGGTCCTCCCCGCATCCCTGGGCACGCCGGGAACTGCGGTTGCCGCCGCCGGCAAGCCGGGTAAGTCCAAAAAGCGCTCCCGTTCTGCAGGCACCGCGGCCGCCACCGGCAATGCGCTGACCTCCCCCATGCAGGGAACCATTGTGAAGGTGGCCGTGACCCACGGCGACGTAGTGTCCGAAGGCGACCTGGTGGTGGTCCTCGAGGCGATGAAGATGGAGCAGCCGCTGACCGCGCACCGCTCCGGCACCATCACCGGCTTGACGGCAACGGCGGGCGAGACGGTGTACGCGGGCGCCATCATCGCCACCATCGAAGACTAGAAAGCGGCCCGGCAGCCATGCTCGCACCAAGTTTCCAGGAAGAGGTGGACCGCTACCACCTGGCGGTTCCCGAAATCACCCGGGGCAACCCGGCACCGGTCAAGGAACTGTATTCCCGGCTGGATGACGTCACGCTGGCCAACCCATTCGGCGGGATCGCCCGGGGCTGGCCCCAGGTGGAGGCCCGGCTGGACCAGGCAGCGCGGCAGTTCCGCGACGGCGAGATGCTGGGCTTCGACACCGTCACCTCCTACACGGCCCGGGACACCGCCTACCTGTTGGAGACCGAGCACTTCCGGGCCCGCCTTGACGGGGCGGCCGCCACGGAGGAGTTCGCCCTCCGCGTGACCAGCATCTTCCGCCGCGAGGAGGGCTACTGGAAACTGGTGCACCGCCATGCGGACCCGGCAGCCCGGCCGCAGTCCCGCCGGTCACTGACGCAGCCCCCGGCCTGAGCGGGAACACGCGCTGGCCCAGGCGTTGCCTGGGCTGGATGCTGGCAGGCGGCGCCGTGGGGATGCAGACTTAGCTCATGCTGCCTTTCCTGCTCCTGGCATCCCGCGCGGAAGATGCCGCCGCGGAGGACGAGTACGCCGCCTACCTGAGGTACGGCGGGCTTGAGGAACCGGAGCTGCTCCGGGTCCGGCTCGAAGCCGCTCCCCTGCCGCCGCTGGACCTTTCGAAGTACTCCGGCGTCATCGTGGGCGGCAGCCCGTTTACCTCCAGCGACCCGCCGGAGCACAAGAGCGCCGTCCAGCACCGGGTGGAACAGGAGTTGGCAGGACTCCTGGACCAGCTGGTGGCCCTCGATTTCCCGTTCCTGGGTGCCTGCTACGGGGTGGGCACCCTTGGGAGCCACCAGGGTGCCGTGATCGACCGGACCTATGGCGAGCCGCTGGGCGCCGTTGAGGTGGAACTGACCGAAGCAGGGCTGAAGGACCCCATCCTGCAGGGAATGCCCCGGACCTTCACGGCGCTGACCGGACACAAGGAAGCCGTCAGCGCGCTGCCCGCGCATGCCGTGTTGCTGGCGCGGGCGGCCACCTGCCCGGTCCACATGTTCCGTATCCGGACCAACCTCTACGCCACCCAGTTCCACCCGGAACTGGATGCGGAGGGGCTGGCCACCCGGATCGACATCTACCGGCACGCCGGCTACTTCCCGCCCGAATCCGCAGAGGATCTCATGGCGGCGGCGCGGCAGGTCACCGTCACCGAGCCCATGTCCGTGCTGAAGAACTTCGTGGCCCGCTACGCCCGCTGAACCCCGCACGCTGAACCCGCGCCAGCCCGCCGTCGTACGTTTCTGCCCAGTTGCCCGGGCAAGCAATGCAAAATGCCCGGCACCGCCCCCGCCGTTGCAGGGACTGTGCCGGGCATGTCAGCCACTAACCGGGCTGGAATGCACGCGGAACGTCAGGCCACGTTGTTCTCGTAGTCCACGTCCCGGGTTTCGCGGGTCAGGAACAGTGCGATCAGGGTGAGGACGGCCATGGACGTCAGGTACACACCCACCAGGACCGGGCTGCCCTTGGCCGCTTCCCAGAGCGCCACGGCGATGAACGGGGCCACCGCCGCACCCAGGATGCTGGAGAAGTTGTAGCTGATGGCCGACCCGGTGTAGCGGACGTTCGTGGGGAACAGTTCCGGCAGCAGCGCACCCATGGGGCCAAAGGTCAGGCCCATGAGCGAGAACCCGAGGATCAGCAGGCCCATGGTGCCCACGAAGCCGCCGCTGAACAGCGGCACGAACAGCAGGCCGAAGACGAAGATTCCGGCAGTGACGGCCATGAGCATCTTGCGGCGGCCGTACTTTTCGGCCAGCGGTCCGGAGACCAGGGTAAAGATGCCGAAGAACACGACGCCGGCAATCAGCATCCAGAGGAAGTCGTTGCGGGAGTAGCCCAGGCCGGGAACGAACGCGGCGGCTGCGGCCTCGGACATGGGCTTGCCGGCCTTTTCCGCGGCGGCCTGCGCACCGGCCAGGGTGGGCTTGGTGCCGTAGGTCAGCGTGAACGTGGTCATTAGGTAGAACAGCACGTAGGTGGCCAGCATGATGAAGGTGCCCAGGATCAGCTGGCGCCAGCTGGACTTGAAGACGCGGCCCAGCGGCAGCTTGGCCACCTCGTTGGATTCCACCACCTTAGTGAAGGCGGGAGTTTCGATCAGCTTGAGCCGGACGTAGAGGCCCAGGATCACCATGACGGCGCTGAGCAGGAACGGCACGCGCCATCCCCAGGCGGCGAAGGCCTCAGGCGTCAGCGTGTAGCTGGCCACCAGGAAGATGACGTTGGCGATGATGAAGCCGATCGGGGCACCGAGCTGCGGGAAGGTGCCGTAGATGGCGCGCTTGTTGGCCGGGGCATTCTCGGTGGCCAGCAGCGCCGCTCCGCTCCACTCGCCGCCGAGGGCCAGGCCCTGGGCGAAGCGCAGGACCACCAGCATGGCGGGCGCCAGGAACTCCCAGCCCGGAACCAGCGCGGTGGGGAGGCAGCCGATGAGGAAGGTGGCAATGCCCATGGTCAGCAGCGACGCAACAAGGGTTCCCTTGCGGCCGAACTTGTCGCCGAAGTGCCCGAAGATAATCGAGCCGAGGGGGCGGGCAATGAAGGCCACGCCGAAGACGGCGAAGGAGCTCAGCAGCTGGGTGGTTTCATTCGCGTTCGGGAAGAAGAGCTTCGGGAACACGAGCACGGCGGCCGTGGCATAGACGTAAAAGTCGTAGAACTCCACGGTGGTGCCGATCAGGCTTGCCACGATGACGCGGCCGCGGGAGTTCACCGGCTGGTGCGAACCAGGCACCTTGGTGGTATCGGTGGATGACATGGGTAAACGCTTTCGTGTGACCGGCCGGGCGCAGGCAACGCTGCCTCCCGGCTCGAATAGTTAGAGTTCGATCTTACTTCCCACCGTCCAGCCAATGGACGAAACGTCCAGAATGCGGACGTGTGTTGTGCGTCTCACATTGGCGGCCCATTCCGTAGCCTCACGCCCCCCCGGCCGCGCCGGATAGGCAAAAGTCACAGCGCGTTAACAAACCTCGACCGTCCGCGAAACGCGCCATCCCTACCTTGGAGGAACCCCATCCCTGAAGGAGGCAACCCGTGACTGTTGACCGCACTGTCGAGACCGGCGTACAGCCCGGTCCTGCCCGCACTACTGACGCCCCTGTCCTTGAATTCCGCCCCGGCCGCTGGATCGCCAACTGGGACGCGGAAAACAAGGAACAGTGGGAAACCGCCGGCCGGGCCATCGCGCGCCGCAACCTGAACTGGTCCATCTTCGCCGAGTTCCTGGGCTTCGTGGTGTGGCAGCTCTGGTCCATCGTGGTGGTCCAGCTTCCCGCCGCCGGCTTCACCTTCTCCACCTCGGAAATCTTCTGGCTCATCTCCATGCCAAGCCTGGTGGGCGCCACCCTCCGGATTCCCTACACCTTCATGGTCCCCCGCTTCGGTGGCCGGAACTGGACCATCGTGTCCGCCCTGCTGCTCCTGATCCCGTCCACGGGGCTGGCCCTGTGTGTCTCCAACCCGGAAACACCGTTCGGCGTCATGCTCCTGGTGGCGGCCCTGGCAGGCTTCGGCGGCGGCAACTTCGCCAGTTCGATGGCGAACATCACCTTCTTCTACCCGGCCCGGGAAAAGGGCTGGGCGCTGGGACTGAACGCCGCCGGCGGAAACCTGGGCGCCGCCGTCGCCCAGCTTGCCGTTCCCATCGTCATCACCCTGCTGGCTGCCGGCACCGTCAACCTTCCCATGGCGGGCTGGATGTGGGTTCCCTTCATCCTGCTGGCCGCGTTTGGGGCTTTCAAATACATGAACAACCTCACCAGCGCCAAGGGTGATGTGGCCGGCTCGGTCGCAGCGCTCAAGGAGCCGCACCTGTGGGTCATGGCGCTGCTGTACATCGGTACCTTCGGCTCCTTCATCGGCTTCGCCGGCGTGTTCCCCAAGCTGATCAAAGATTATTTCCCCGAGTTCTCCTCCATAGGGGTGGGATCCGTTGCGCTGTCCCTGGCGTTCCTCGGCCCCCTGGTGGGATCCCTGGCCCGCCCCTACGGCGGCCGCATGGCGGACCGGATGGGCGGGGCCCGGATGACGGTGTCCGCCTTCGCCGCGATGGCTGTGATCACGCTGACCATGGTGTGGACCCTGCCGCTGAAGAACTTCCTGCTCTTCCTGGTCCTCTTCCTGATGCTTTTCACCGCCAGCGGCTTCGGCAACGGTGCAACGTACCGGATGATTCCCGTCATCTTCGCCACCTCCAGCCGGGCGGCCCGCAAGGGTGCAAGCTCAGTGGCCACCCAGCGCCTGGCGTCCTCGGCCCTCGGGCTGATCTCCGCAATCGGCGCCTACGGCGGCTTCGTGATCCCCCAGGTCCTGAACGCCTCCAGCACCGCGAGCGGTTCCTACACACCCGCCTTCTACGGCTTCGTCGGCGCGTACGTCCTGATGCTGCTGGTCTGCTGGACCTGCTACATCCGCAACGCCGGCCGGAACGCGATGGGACACGTCTAACATGACCCAAAGCGCCGAAACGCACTGCCCCTACTGTGCCCTGCAGTGCGCCATGACGCTCACGTCCCCGGCGCGACTGGTCCCGACTGCCCAGCCGGGGCCAGGCAGCGCCCGTGGCCCAGCGGAAGCAGCCGGTTCCGTGCCTGCACTACCTGAACCTTCCCCTGTGCCCTCCCCTGCACTGGACGTCACGGGCCGGGACTTCCCCACCAACCGGGGCGGGCTGTGCCGCAAGGGCTGGACCTCACCAAAGCTCCTGAACCACCCCGGCAGGATCACCGAGCCCCTGCTGAAGGGGGCCGACGGCCTACATCGGCCCATCGCCTGGGACCAGGCCCTGGACCTGGCTGCCCAGGCAGTGAAGGACGCCCGCAGCCGCTACGGCGCGGACGCCGTCGGGGTCTTCGGCGGGGGCGGCCTCACCAACGAAAAGGCCTACATGCTGGGCAAGTTCGCCAGGCTGGCCCTGCGCACTTCGCGGATCGACTACAACGGCCGCTTCTGCATGTCCTCTGCAGCTGCCGCGGGAATGCGGGCCTTCGGCGTGGACCGGGGCCTTCCCTTCCCGCTGGAGGCGCTGGACACCGCCAGCACCATCCTGATGCTGGGCTCCAATGTTGCCGAGACCATGCCGCCCTTCGTGCAGCACCTGAAAGGCGCCCGCGACGCCGGCGGCCTGATCGTGGTGGATCCGCGCCGTTCCGCCACCGCCGCGTTCACGGCCGACGGCGGCGGCCTCCACCTCCAGCCCCTGCCGGGCACCGACCTCACCCTGCTGCTGGGCCTGTCCCACGTGGTCATCCACGAAAACCTGGTGGACACCGCCTACCTCCAGGAGCGCAGCACGGGCTACCGCGCGGTGGTCCGCAGCGTCAACGCCTTCTGGCCCGAACGCGTCCAGTCGTTGACCGGCGTCCCCGCGGAGTTCATCCGGCAAACCGCCCGGATGCTTGCCGCCGGCGCCCGGGCGGGCGGCAGCTACATCCTCACCGGGCGCGGCGTGGAGCAGCACGTGGACGGCACGGACACCGCAACTGCCGCCATCAACCTCAGCCTCCTGCTGGGCCTGCCCGGCTCGGCCCGCAGCGGCTACGGCACCCTCACGGGCCAGGGCAACGGCCAGGGCGGCCGTGAGCACGGCCAGAAGGCGGACCAGCTGCCGGGCTACCGAAAAATCACCGACCCCGCCGCCCGCGCACACGTCGCGGCTGTCTGGGGGGTCCCCGAGAATCTGATCCCCGGCCCCGGCCTGCCCGCCGTGCAGCTGCTTCAGTCACTGGGAAAGCCCGACGGCGTCCGGTGCCTTTTTGTCCATGCCTCCAACATTGCGGTGGCAGCCCCTGACGCCAACGCCGTAATCGAGGGGCTGCGGAGCCTGGACTTCCTGGTGGTCTGCGACTTCTTCCTGTCCGAAACCGCTGCGGAGGCGGACCTGATCCTTCCCGTGCTCCAGTGGGCCGAGGAGGAAGGCACCCTGACCAACCTCGAAGGCCGCGTCCTGCGCCGCCGCCGCGCCATCTCCCCACCTGCCGGCGCCCGCAGCGAGCTCTGGATCATGGCCCGCCTGGCGGAGCGGCTGGATGCCCCCTCCACCTACAGCGAGGATCCGGAAACGGTCTTCGAGGAACTCCGCCTGGCTTCCGCGGGTGGCCTGGCCGACTACTCCGGCATCGACTACGCGATGCTGGACCGCGGCGAGGCCGCCTACTGGCCCTATCCGGCGGGCAGCACCGGCACGCCCCGGCTGTTCCGGGACCGCTTTGCGCACCCCGACGGCAAGGCAGTCATGGTCCCGGTGACGCCGCGCCGCCGTCGTACTCCCGTCGCGGACCCCGCCGGGCACGCGACAGACCCTGCCGCCAAAGCCATGACCCTCATCACCGGCCGGCTCCTGGAGCACTACCAGTCCGGCGCCCAGACGCGGCGGGTGGCCGAGCTTCTCGAAGCCCAGCCCGGGGCAACGGTGCAGATCCACCCCTCGGCGGCGGATGCCATGGGCATCACCGCGGAATCACTGGTCTCCGTGGCCAACGGGCGCGGCGAGGTGGTGTGCCCGGCGGAACTCAGCACGGCCATCCGCCCCGAGACGGTCTTCCTGCCCTTCCACTTCCCCGGGGCCGAAAGCGCCAACCGGCTGACCGAAGCCGCCACCGATCCGGTATCCGGGATGCCCGAGTTCAAGTTCAACACCGTATGGGTCCGGCCAGTCTCCGCACCCGGTTCCGCCCGCATGCTGCAAACGACGGAGGCTTCATGAGCGAGCACATTGTCATCGTGGGATTCGGCCCCGTGGCCGCCAGGCTGGTGGACGAACTCCTGCCCGCCGTGCGCGGAGGCCACATCCGGCTTACCGTGCTGGGCGCGGAGGCCGAGGCTGCCTACAACCGCGTGCTCGTGGCCGACCTTGGCGTCGGCCGGACCACCGCCGACGCCCTGGCACTTGCCGATGCCGCCGAACTGGCGGCCCAGGGCGTGGACGTCCGGCTGGGCGTGCGGGTGAAGCGCGTGGACAGGGCCCGGCAGCAGGTCCTGCTGGCCGAAGGACCTCCCCTGCCCTACGACCGGCTGGTTTTCGCCACCGGATCCCGACCGGTGATTCCCAACCTCACCGGCATCAACCCGGACCCGTCCTCCCCTGTGCTTCCCGCCGGAGTCACGGCACTGCGGGACCTTCGCGATGCCAATGTCCTGCGCAACGCGGTGGACGGCGGCAAGCGGGTGGTGGTGCTGGGCGGCGGCGTCCTGGGCCTGGAGACAGCCTTGGCCGCGGCGGAGGAAGGCGCCACCGTCACCGTGGTCCACAACGGACCTCATCCGCTGGGGCGCAGCATCGACCGCGGCGGCGGGGCCGTCCTGGCCGCCGGCCTGCGCCGCTGCGGAGTCCGGGTTGCGGGCAACGCACGCTCAACAGGGGTTGAGCACAACGCGCCCGACGGCGGGTTCTCGGCTTTGCTGCTTGATGACGGGTCCGCGATTGACGGCGACCTCCTGGTCATCTCATGCGGGGTCCGTCCCCGGGCGGAGTTGGCCGACGGCTGCGGGCTCTCCACCGGCACCGGAATCCTGGTGGACCACCGGCTGCGCGCACATCACGAACCGCACATCTTCGCCGTCGGCGACTGCGCCGAGGTCCGCTGCCCGGACCCTGACTGTGCCGCGTGCCGGAACACCAGCGGACCCTCTGGGCTGGTGGGCCCAGGCTGGCGGCAGGCCGAGTGGCTGGCGGGCTACCTCACCCTGCTTGCCTCCGGCCTGGTGGAGGACGCTGAGCTGCTGCCCGCCCTGCCGCCGGAACAACCCGGCGTCGTAGTCCTGAAAGCCCGGGGCATGAACATGGCGGTGGCCGGGAATAACGCCGCCGATCCCTGGGACGAGGAAGCACTGACGGCGGGAGCCGCCAACGGCAGACCGCGACTGCAGATCGCACAATGGGCCGATCCGGAGCATGGCCGGTACGTCAAGATGACCACGCGCGGGGGCGTGCTGGAAGGCCTGGTGGCGGTTGGGATGCCCCGCACTGCCGCCGAACTGGTGGGGCTCTTCGAACGCGGGGCCGAACTCCCTGCCGACCGTTCACTGCTCCTGCGCCTGGACGGACCGGACCAGCTGCCCGGGGCCGGCGCGGCGGATCCGGCCGGCACCGTCTGCCGGTGCGCCGGGGTCAGCGGATCCGCCATCACCGCAGCCGTAACCGACGGCTGCTCCACCGTGGCGGACGTTTCCAAAGCCACCCGCGCCGGTACCGGCTGCGGCGGCTGCCATGAGGACATCAAGGGGCTCATTGAAAAGCACTTCCAGGCGGTTACGGCCTGACCTGTTTCCTTGAGCGTCAGAATTCGATGCCGCGCACCAGGGTGATGAGCTGTTCCTTCGTTTGCCCGGCTGTCGGCCCCGACGGGGAGATCAGGACCTGGGCCGTGAATGTGCCGATGTTCCGGCCCCTCACTGCAGAGATCGACATCATGGTAACCGGCATGTCGCCGGCTGGACGGAGGGACTTCGGGCCCGCACCTTCCGTTGCCATGGAGAACGACGCACTGTCCCCGATGCCATCCACCGGCTCGCCATGCGCGCCAAGACCACCCAGCGGTGACGCTGCGCCCGCCAGGACTTCGATCGAGAAAATCATGGAGTCCGGACCCGGCTTGCCCAGCTCACCAAACGTGTAACGGCAGTTGGCCTCGTACGGAAGGATCTGCGGCGGGGCCTTGGCACCGAACGCCTGCTGCACCTCCTCCGGACTGGCCAGGGCGCACACCGGGCTATTGGTCGTGGCTGGGGCACCGACGGCCGGGGCCGCCGGAACACTAAGTTCGGTGCCGTTGCCCCAACCCGCTTCCACTGCCGCCTCCACGAGCGCGCGATCGCGTCGCCGTCGGGAAGCCCGGACGGACGCAGGGCCCCGATACCCGCCCTCCTGCATCGGGCCCGGGGGATCAGCATCAGCAGGCTGTTCATGGCATCAGTGTGGCGATGGGTGGCGCCGTTTCCCAGAGCCCAAAGTACCGCTCCGGCGTAACAGGAATCGGGCAGGCGGCGGCTGGCCGGTAGCATCGGGGCCATGGACGCCGACGACGACGACATCACCGATGAACTGCTGGCTGACGCCGCGAAGCTGACCGGGCTGGGCCTGGAACTGCTGGGCCTTGATCCCCACCCCGATGACATGACCCCGGAGCAAAGGCTCCAGTTCGATCCGGAGGACCTGGAGGAAATGGCTGCGGTCCCGCCGGAGGAACGGCAAAAGGCCGCGCATCAGACCCGCCTGCTGGCTGGACTGCTGTGGAACTCGTCAAGCGTCCTCATCGACCAACTATTCCGCGATCTCAAAACGCTGGACACACTGGATGGACCAACTCCGTCCGGCATCGCCGGGACGTCGGTGCTGTCCTCGCTGCCGCCGCAGTTCGCGTCGGAGTACGACTCGAGGTTCACCCAAAAGTTCCTGGTAGTGGCCGCGGACGTTACCGCTTCCCTGGTCCGCGGCTGGATCGCCCCCGGCTGCCTCGCCGCCGAACTGGTGGTCCGCTGCCTGCTTGACCAGGCGGAGATCACCGAGGAGATTTACGGGCTGGACCTCCCGGTTGACTGGCGCGCACAGGTTGAGGAAGTCCTGTTGGAGGACGCCGAAAGTGCGCCGCTGTACGGGGACAGCCACGACACTGCGGCCCACGGCGCCTCCGCCGGATTGGGCGTCCGGCACTGGTTCGAGCCCTTCGGCGCGGGGGACGCCGTCCCGCCGTACGCCTGCTCCCAGGTCTCTTGACGACTGCGCTCCGGCAGCATGTGATGTACGAAGGGTCCGGCCCGGTGCAACGGGCCATGCGGCACCCACGTTTCCCATGAAAGGACTGGACATGTCCCTGCTCGATTCCGCTCTCTGGGAGGGCAAGATCCACCTCAACGGCTGGCGCAAGGGCGGAGGCGGGAGCGCCGACGCCGTAGAGCCCGCCACCGGTGACAGGCTCGGCAGCTACGGCGTCGCCTCGGTGGACGACGTCCGCGAGGCATCGGCCGCCGCAGCCGCGGC harbors:
- a CDS encoding YybH family protein, which gives rise to MLAPSFQEEVDRYHLAVPEITRGNPAPVKELYSRLDDVTLANPFGGIARGWPQVEARLDQAARQFRDGEMLGFDTVTSYTARDTAYLLETEHFRARLDGAAATEEFALRVTSIFRREEGYWKLVHRHADPAARPQSRRSLTQPPA
- a CDS encoding glutamine amidotransferase; the encoded protein is MLPFLLLASRAEDAAAEDEYAAYLRYGGLEEPELLRVRLEAAPLPPLDLSKYSGVIVGGSPFTSSDPPEHKSAVQHRVEQELAGLLDQLVALDFPFLGACYGVGTLGSHQGAVIDRTYGEPLGAVEVELTEAGLKDPILQGMPRTFTALTGHKEAVSALPAHAVLLARAATCPVHMFRIRTNLYATQFHPELDAEGLATRIDIYRHAGYFPPESAEDLMAAARQVTVTEPMSVLKNFVARYAR
- a CDS encoding MFS transporter; its protein translation is MSSTDTTKVPGSHQPVNSRGRVIVASLIGTTVEFYDFYVYATAAVLVFPKLFFPNANETTQLLSSFAVFGVAFIARPLGSIIFGHFGDKFGRKGTLVASLLTMGIATFLIGCLPTALVPGWEFLAPAMLVVLRFAQGLALGGEWSGAALLATENAPANKRAIYGTFPQLGAPIGFIIANVIFLVASYTLTPEAFAAWGWRVPFLLSAVMVILGLYVRLKLIETPAFTKVVESNEVAKLPLGRVFKSSWRQLILGTFIMLATYVLFYLMTTFTLTYGTKPTLAGAQAAAEKAGKPMSEAAAAAFVPGLGYSRNDFLWMLIAGVVFFGIFTLVSGPLAEKYGRRKMLMAVTAGIFVFGLLFVPLFSGGFVGTMGLLILGFSLMGLTFGPMGALLPELFPTNVRYTGSAISYNFSSILGAAVAPFIAVALWEAAKGSPVLVGVYLTSMAVLTLIALFLTRETRDVDYENNVA
- a CDS encoding MFS transporter; translation: MTVDRTVETGVQPGPARTTDAPVLEFRPGRWIANWDAENKEQWETAGRAIARRNLNWSIFAEFLGFVVWQLWSIVVVQLPAAGFTFSTSEIFWLISMPSLVGATLRIPYTFMVPRFGGRNWTIVSALLLLIPSTGLALCVSNPETPFGVMLLVAALAGFGGGNFASSMANITFFYPAREKGWALGLNAAGGNLGAAVAQLAVPIVITLLAAGTVNLPMAGWMWVPFILLAAFGAFKYMNNLTSAKGDVAGSVAALKEPHLWVMALLYIGTFGSFIGFAGVFPKLIKDYFPEFSSIGVGSVALSLAFLGPLVGSLARPYGGRMADRMGGARMTVSAFAAMAVITLTMVWTLPLKNFLLFLVLFLMLFTASGFGNGATYRMIPVIFATSSRAARKGASSVATQRLASSALGLISAIGAYGGFVIPQVLNASSTASGSYTPAFYGFVGAYVLMLLVCWTCYIRNAGRNAMGHV
- a CDS encoding molybdopterin oxidoreductase family protein; this encodes MTQSAETHCPYCALQCAMTLTSPARLVPTAQPGPGSARGPAEAAGSVPALPEPSPVPSPALDVTGRDFPTNRGGLCRKGWTSPKLLNHPGRITEPLLKGADGLHRPIAWDQALDLAAQAVKDARSRYGADAVGVFGGGGLTNEKAYMLGKFARLALRTSRIDYNGRFCMSSAAAAGMRAFGVDRGLPFPLEALDTASTILMLGSNVAETMPPFVQHLKGARDAGGLIVVDPRRSATAAFTADGGGLHLQPLPGTDLTLLLGLSHVVIHENLVDTAYLQERSTGYRAVVRSVNAFWPERVQSLTGVPAEFIRQTARMLAAGARAGGSYILTGRGVEQHVDGTDTATAAINLSLLLGLPGSARSGYGTLTGQGNGQGGREHGQKADQLPGYRKITDPAARAHVAAVWGVPENLIPGPGLPAVQLLQSLGKPDGVRCLFVHASNIAVAAPDANAVIEGLRSLDFLVVCDFFLSETAAEADLILPVLQWAEEEGTLTNLEGRVLRRRRAISPPAGARSELWIMARLAERLDAPSTYSEDPETVFEELRLASAGGLADYSGIDYAMLDRGEAAYWPYPAGSTGTPRLFRDRFAHPDGKAVMVPVTPRRRRTPVADPAGHATDPAAKAMTLITGRLLEHYQSGAQTRRVAELLEAQPGATVQIHPSAADAMGITAESLVSVANGRGEVVCPAELSTAIRPETVFLPFHFPGAESANRLTEAATDPVSGMPEFKFNTVWVRPVSAPGSARMLQTTEAS
- a CDS encoding FAD-dependent oxidoreductase, with translation MSEHIVIVGFGPVAARLVDELLPAVRGGHIRLTVLGAEAEAAYNRVLVADLGVGRTTADALALADAAELAAQGVDVRLGVRVKRVDRARQQVLLAEGPPLPYDRLVFATGSRPVIPNLTGINPDPSSPVLPAGVTALRDLRDANVLRNAVDGGKRVVVLGGGVLGLETALAAAEEGATVTVVHNGPHPLGRSIDRGGGAVLAAGLRRCGVRVAGNARSTGVEHNAPDGGFSALLLDDGSAIDGDLLVISCGVRPRAELADGCGLSTGTGILVDHRLRAHHEPHIFAVGDCAEVRCPDPDCAACRNTSGPSGLVGPGWRQAEWLAGYLTLLASGLVEDAELLPALPPEQPGVVVLKARGMNMAVAGNNAADPWDEEALTAGAANGRPRLQIAQWADPEHGRYVKMTTRGGVLEGLVAVGMPRTAAELVGLFERGAELPADRSLLLRLDGPDQLPGAGAADPAGTVCRCAGVSGSAITAAVTDGCSTVADVSKATRAGTGCGGCHEDIKGLIEKHFQAVTA